The genomic segment TGTACTTAATTCTATCGTTCCTAAGTTTTTGGAATTCATCAATTTTTGAATGCCTTTTAAACCTCCTTTTCGAATTGCCATTTTATTGGCAAACTGCTCTAACACCAAACTTAAATGTGCAAAATCTGGTGTTACAAATAATTGCGGTTGTGGTTTTGTAATGTCGAAATTTATATTTGCAGCTTCAATCGAATAAGGTACTTTTTTTACTTCACCTTTCATACACCAAGCACTCTCGCCAATGGATGAAAGTAACCCTGCTCCATAAATTTTTGGGGCTTCTAAGCTACCAATTAAACCATATTCTACAGTCCACCAATGTAAGTTTCTAATTTGTGCCATTTCAGACAATTCTCCCATATTATCTTGCAGATATTCTACTTTTGCTTGTGCTTCTTCTACTTCTTTTTCTGTAGAATTTGGGTCTTCTTTTAAAATAGACAACAAACGAATTGCTTCGTACATTTCGTAATCTTTTGCAGAGGAAATTGCTTTGCTACCAATTTCGCCAAATCGCCTTAAATATTCTGCATATTCTGGATTGGAAATAATGGGCGCATGTCCTGCAGCTTCATGAATAATATCTGGTGCTGGAGTATATTCTATGTGATTAATTGTTCGCATATCTGATGCAATTACCAACACATTATAGGCTTGAAACTCCATAAAAGCATTGGGTGGAATAAAACCATCTACAGAAACTGCAGCCCAACCAATGTCTTTTAAAATACGATTCATGCCTTCCATATGTGGAATTTTATCGATAGAAATTCCTGTTTTTTTCAAACCTTTTACATACGAATCGTGTGCAACTTTACTCAAATAATCGACATTCATTCTCATTACATAACGCCAAACTGCTTGGTTTTGCGCTGTATATTCGTCATACGGTTGTTGCACCACAAACTTGTGTAAATGTTTGGGAAGTTTCTTGGTAACATCGTTCAATTCAAAATGAGCATCCATAACATACAATTATAATATTCTTACAAAATTACATATTATAATATTGTTTTTATATTTTTTAACATCCAAAAGCTCCTTTTTCTGTATTTATATTTATAACATTTTTTTTAAACTGATTGATAAATAATTTTAGTGAAAAATTAACTTTTGTAACATTTCTATATTTTTTATTACTAATAAGCAAACACTAAATTATTTATTATGAGTTTTGGAGGTTCTGTTTCTGCGATGATTGCAAGTTTAAAAGCAAATAAAAGAACTCGAGTTTCTACTTTTGATAAAATAAAAGATTTAAAAAAATGTACCAAAAGCGAATTGCATTTTAAAAACAAAGCAACTCCAAAAGAAATTGCAGAAATTAGAGAAAAAATGCAGAAAGAAAATAATATTATTTTCTTTCGAAAAGTACTTGTAATAATTATTTTATTGGCAGTTATCCTTTACGCTATCGGTTTCGTAAAAAATTAAAGAGAAGCCAAAAATCTTTCTTATTTTTACTGTTCAATTTTAGATGATGAATAAGAAAGTAATTTTAATGATTTTGGATGGTTGGGGAATTACACAAGATCCAAAAGTATCCGCAATTTACAACGCAAACACACCATATATTAACAATTTATACAAGCAATATCCGCATGCGGAATTAAGAACCGATGGTTTGCATGTTGGTTTGCCTGAAGGACAAATGGGAAATTCGGAAGTTGGTCAT from the Polaribacter cellanae genome contains:
- a CDS encoding aromatic amino acid hydroxylase — protein: MDAHFELNDVTKKLPKHLHKFVVQQPYDEYTAQNQAVWRYVMRMNVDYLSKVAHDSYVKGLKKTGISIDKIPHMEGMNRILKDIGWAAVSVDGFIPPNAFMEFQAYNVLVIASDMRTINHIEYTPAPDIIHEAAGHAPIISNPEYAEYLRRFGEIGSKAISSAKDYEMYEAIRLLSILKEDPNSTEKEVEEAQAKVEYLQDNMGELSEMAQIRNLHWWTVEYGLIGSLEAPKIYGAGLLSSIGESAWCMKGEVKKVPYSIEAANINFDITKPQPQLFVTPDFAHLSLVLEQFANKMAIRKGGLKGIQKLMNSKNLGTIELSTGIQISGVFTNVIEDENGKPIYFQTTGNTALANRDKELIGHGVENHSSGFGSPVGKLKGINIAIENMSPRDLEAYQIYEGKKITLEFEGGVRVEGDVITGTRDLRGKILIISFENCTVTHGETVLFKPEWGIYDMAVGKEVVSAYSGAADINSFEDTSKVSETKTHKIKYSENEKVLYNLYDHVREMRSTNTASQEKIKSIFNQVKINFPLDWLLSLELYEVALQNNFAVQTDILNYLLELQKNKVYKKLIENGLNLLQVNELQL